GTACTCGTCCTTCGTGGCCATAAAGCCGAGGTACGGCCCGCCGAAGCCGAGCGCGTTGCCGAACGACTGGCCCTCGCCGACTACTATGTCCGCGCCCATCTCTCCCGGGGGTTTTAAGATCCCGAGCGACAGCGGCTCCGTTACCACGACCACGAGGAGCCCCCCTTTTTTGTGTACGGCCTCGGCGAGCTCATCCACCTCTTCGAGCGAGCCGAAGAAGTTGGGGTGCTGTACGACGAGGCACGCGGTATCCTCGTCCACCGCCTCCCCGGCCGCCCCGGGCGGCATGATGCCGCTTTTCGCACAGTAGGGGAGTTCCCTTACCTCCTCGCCCGTGGAGCGCAGGTAGGTCCTGACGGTCTCCCTGTACTCGGGGTGGAGCGCGGAGCTCAGGAGGATTTTTTTCCTTTTCCTTTTCCTTTTCCCGCGCGTTACGCGCCTTGCCATGAGTGCAGCCTCGGCCGCGGCCGAGGCGCCGTCATACAGGGAGGCGTTAGCCGCCTCCATTCCGGTCAGCTGGCATATAAGGGTCTGGTATTCGAATATCGCCTGGAGCGTGCCCTGGCTTACCTCGGGCTGGTAGGGCGTGTAGGAGGTATTGAACTCGGACCTCGATAGGATGTGGCCCACGGCCGCGGGGGTATAGTGGTTGTACGCTCCGGCGCCGAGGAATGAAGCGTGGTCCTCGACGGTCGCGTTCCTTCCGGCTATCTCCTTAAGCTCGGCGAGGAGCGCCTGCTCGGAGAGCCCCCGAGGAAGGTCGAGCGGACCTTTAAGCCTGAGCTCGTCCGGGAACGCGCCCAGCAACTCTTCAACCGAGGAGAGCCCCAGAAGATCGAGCATGCGACGGACGTCTTCCTCGGTATGGGGTATATAAGGAAAATTTCCACTCTCCCCCAAGACTACTTTTCTTCCTCTATGAACGTCTGGTACTCTTCGGCGCTCAGGAGATCTCCGAGCTCGGACGCGTCACTCAGTTCCAACTTTATCATCCACGCGTCGCCGTAGGGCTCGTCGTTTATGACCTCCGGGCTGTCCACTATGGCGTCGTTCACTTCGACTACCTTGCCGCTTAGAGGCGAGTAGAGGTCCGAGACGGCCTTTACCGACTCGACCACGCCGAACGTCTCGTCCTTTGTGACCGTGCTCCCCTCCTGCGGGAGTTCCACGTACACCACGTCCCCGAGCGAGTCCTGTGCGTAATCGGTTATGCCCACCACGACGGCCGTGCCCTCCTCCCGCACCCATTCGTGCTCTTTGCTGTACTTAAGCTCCTTTGGAAACTCCATGTCTCTTCTCTCTCCTTTCCTGGTAATAGTTTCTATACGGCCGTGGCCGCGGCCTGTCTTTGATAGAAAGGCATGGTGACCACGACAGCTTTTGCCTGCCTTTTCCGTATCTCTATCGCCAGTGCCGTGCCCGGCACCGTTAAAGAGGGTTCAACAAGACCCATGCCCACGGCACGTCTGCTGCCCGTAAGGAATGCGCCGCTTGTGACCTCGCCTACCCTCCTCTCCCCCTTCAGTATGGCGTACCCTCGGCGCGGTATGCCCGGCCCGGCCATCTCAAAGCCCGCAAGCCGCCTCGCCGGTCCCCGTGCCGCCTCGCCCCGGAGGGCCTCCCTGCCGATAAAGTCCTCTCCATCGAGCTTTACGAACC
The Thermodesulfobacteriota bacterium genome window above contains:
- the gcvPA gene encoding aminomethyl-transferring glycine dehydrogenase subunit GcvPA, which translates into the protein MGESGNFPYIPHTEEDVRRMLDLLGLSSVEELLGAFPDELRLKGPLDLPRGLSEQALLAELKEIAGRNATVEDHASFLGAGAYNHYTPAAVGHILSRSEFNTSYTPYQPEVSQGTLQAIFEYQTLICQLTGMEAANASLYDGASAAAEAALMARRVTRGKRKRKRKKILLSSALHPEYRETVRTYLRSTGEEVRELPYCAKSGIMPPGAAGEAVDEDTACLVVQHPNFFGSLEEVDELAEAVHKKGGLLVVVVTEPLSLGILKPPGEMGADIVVGEGQSFGNALGFGGPYLGFMATKDEYLRQMPGRVVGRTKDRLGKRAFCLTLATREQHIRRERATSNICTNQGLAALAAAVYLACLGKGGLMDLARLNLSKAEYLKEKLSKLKGVKTAFNAPTFNEFVIELDGEVEAVLDRLLEEKIIGGLPLGGFYPELSNHLLLAATEMNTKEDMYRLTEGVATLVGR
- the gcvH gene encoding glycine cleavage system protein GcvH, translating into MEFPKELKYSKEHEWVREEGTAVVVGITDYAQDSLGDVVYVELPQEGSTVTKDETFGVVESVKAVSDLYSPLSGKVVEVNDAIVDSPEVINDEPYGDAWMIKLELSDASELGDLLSAEEYQTFIEEEK